The genomic region CCCGAGGCCGGTCGACTGGTCCGAGCGGCTGGGGCTGACCTCGCACCTGTCGGCGGAGTACGGGCGGCTGTCCGGTGGGCTGAAGCAGCGGTTGTCGATCGCACTGGCGCTGGTCGGGGACCCGCGGGTGGCGATCCTCGACGAGCTGACGACCGGGCTCGACCCGCAGGCGCGGCGCGACACGTGGGCGGTGATCGAGGACGTGCGTGCTGCGGGCGTGACGATCCTGCTCGTCACGCACTTCATGGAGGAGGCCGAGCGGTTGTGCGACCGGGTGGCCGTGATCCGCGACGGACGTGTTGCCGCCCTGGACACCCCGGCCGGTCTCGTGTCGCGTGTGGACGGTTCGACGCGGGTGCGGTTCGTGCCGTCCGCGCCGATCGACGTGGCCGCGGTGCTGGCGTTGCCGGACGTCGCGGGCGTGGACCTGGCGGGGGAGCAGGTGGTGGTCACCGGCGGTGACACCGTGCTGGCGGCGGTGACGTCGTGGCTGGCGCGCAACCAGGTCGTGGCGCGGCAGCTGAGGGTGGACCAGGTGTCGCTGGACGACGCGTACGTGGAGCTGACCGGGGGTCGAGATGTTGCGGATCGTTGAGGTCGAGGCGCGGTTGTTCCTGCGGGACCGGCTGAA from Lentzea guizhouensis harbors:
- a CDS encoding ABC transporter ATP-binding protein, encoding MAIIEVHDIGKRYGPKVAVDSVSFSVAEGEIFGVLGPNGAGKTTTVECVAGLRTPDRGSVAVLGRPPAQSRAAIGVQLQASELPERIRVGEALALFSSFYPRPVDWSERLGLTSHLSAEYGRLSGGLKQRLSIALALVGDPRVAILDELTTGLDPQARRDTWAVIEDVRAAGVTILLVTHFMEEAERLCDRVAVIRDGRVAALDTPAGLVSRVDGSTRVRFVPSAPIDVAAVLALPDVAGVDLAGEQVVVTGGDTVLAAVTSWLARNQVVARQLRVDQVSLDDAYVELTGGRDVADR